The following coding sequences are from one Passer domesticus isolate bPasDom1 chromosome 11, bPasDom1.hap1, whole genome shotgun sequence window:
- the KIF1A gene encoding kinesin-like protein KIF1A isoform X3: protein MAGASVKVAVRVRPFNSREMSRESKCIIQMSGSTTTILNPKQPKETPKSFSFDYSYWSHTTPADINYASQKQVYRDIGEEMLQHAFEGYNVCIFAYGQTGAGKSYTMMGKQEKDQQGIIPQLCEDLFSRINDTTNDNMSYSVEVSYMEIYCERVRDLLNPKNKGNLRVREHPLMGPYVEDLSKLAVTSYNDIQDLMDSGNKARTVAATNMNETSSRSHAVFNIIFTQKRHDAETDITTEKVSKISLVDLAGSERADSTGAKGTRLKEGANINKSLTTLGKVISALAEMDSGPNKNKKKKKTDFIPYRDSVLTWLLRENLGGNSRTAMVAALSPADINYDETLSTLRYADRAKQIRCNAVINEDPNNKLIRELKDEVARLRDLLYAQGLGDIIDTHPAAGGSKYVSDFENNNDARGAELSQRHDNLSTVTNAIAGISPSSSLSALSSRAASVASLHERIMFAPGSEEAIERLKETEKIIAELNETWEEKLRRTEAIRMEREALLAEMGVAMREDGGTLGVFSPKKTPHLVNLNEDPLMSECLLYYIKDGITRVGREDAEKRQDIVLSGHFIKEEHCLFRSDTKSGGEVIVTLEPCEGADTYVNGKKVTEPSVLRSGNRIIMGKSHVFRFNHPEQARQERERTPCAETPAEPVDWAFAQRELLEKQGIDMKQEMEQRLQELEDQYRREREEANYLLEQQRLDYESKLEALQKQMDSRYYPEANEEEEEPEDEVQWTEREFELALWAFRKWKWYQFTSLRDLLWGNAIFLKEANAISVELKKKVQFQFVLLTDTLYSPLPPDLLPPDAAKDREKRPFPRTIVAVEVQDQKNGATHYWTLEKLRQRLDLMREMYDRAAEVPSSVIEDCDNVVTGGDPFYDRFPWFRLVGSSPLFNTCMSERMADLTPSPTFSNPDSDITEPADEQHQGQEEEEEEEEEEDLEEDIFPECPLCDGRDPFYDRFPLFSLVGRAFVYLSNLLYPVPLVHRVAIVSEKGEVKGFLRVAVQAISADEEAPDYGSGVRQSGTAKISFDDQHFEKFQSESCPAVGMSRSGTSQEELRIVEGQGQVSDVGPSADEVNNNTCAVTPEDLLDSPEKPAADGPLEVALDHLKLGSIFTFRVTVLQASSISAEYADIFCQFNFIHRHDEAFSTEPLKNTGRGPPLGFYHVQNIAVEVTKSFIEYIKSQPIVFEVFGHYQQHPFPPLCKDVLSPLRPSRRHFPRVMPLSKPVPATKLSTMTRPSAGPCQCKYDLMVFFEICELEANGDYIPAVVDHRGGMPCHGTFLLHQGIQRRISVTLVHETGSLIRWKEVRELVVGRIRNTPEADESLIDPNILSLNILSSGYIHPSQDDRQFLDSDMPSISLGNDTRTFYQFEAAWDSSMHNSLLLNRVTPYREKIYITLSAYIEMENCTQPAVITKDFCMVFYSRDAKLPASRSIRNLFGSGSLRASESNRVTGVYELSLCRVADAGSPGMQRRRRRVLDTSVAYVRGEENLAGWRPRSDSLILDHQWELEKLSLLQEVEKTRHYLLLREKLETTQRLGMETLSPCSSEDSESRSTSCISSPLSADGAPESRTSPPETPSERQKELAVKCLRLLTHTFNREYSHSHVCISASESKLSEMSVTLMRDPSMPALGVTTLTPSSTCPSLVEGCYNAMEVRPPQVSSRAESPELEPVVEGEQKKSPARRPEEEKEPQRLLVPDIQEIRVSPIVSKKGYLHFLEPHTNGWVKRFVVVRRPYVYIYNTDKDAVERAILNLSKAQVEYSEDQQAMLKTPNTFAVCTEHRGILLQASSDKDMHDWLYAFNPLLAGSIRSKLSRRRTAQMRI, encoded by the exons ATGGCGGGAGCGTCCGTGAAGGTGGCAGTGCGCGTCCGGCCCTTCAACTCCCGGGAGATGAGCCGGGAGTCCAAGTGCATCATCCAGATGTCAGGAAGCACCACCA CTATCCTGAacccaaaacagcccaaagAGACACCAAAAAGCTTCAGCTTTGACTATTCCTACTGGTCCCACACTACG CCTGCAGACATCAACTATGCATCCCAGAAGCAAGTGTACCGGGACATTGGCGAGGAGATGCTGCAGCATGCCTTTGAAGGCTACAACGTGTGCATCTTCGCCTACGGGCAGACAGGAGCTGGCAAATCCTACACCATGATGGGCAAGCAGGAGAAGGACCAGCAAGGCATCATCCCACAG CTGTGCGAGGACCTCTTCTCCCGCATCAACGACACCACCAACGACAACATGTCCTATTCTGTGGAG GTGAGCTACATGGAGATCTACTGTGAGCGCGTGAGGGACCTGCTGAACCCCAAGAACAAGGGGAACCTGCGGGTGAGGGAGCACCCCCTTATGGGTCCGTATGTTGAGGACCTTTCCAAGCTGGCTGTGACCTCCTACAATGACATCCAGGACCTTATGGACTCTGGAAACAAAGCCCG cacagtggcTGCTACCAACATGAATGAGACCAGCAGCCGCTCCCACGCCGTGTTCAACATCATCTTCACGCAGAAGCGGCACGACGCCGAGACAGACATCACCACTGAGAAG GTCAGCAAAATCAGCTTGGTGGACCTGGCTGGGAGTGAGCGAGCTGATTCCACAGGTGCCAAGGGCACAAGGCTAAAG GAAGGAGCAAACATCAACAAGTCCTTGACCACTCTGGGGAAAGTCATCTCTGCCCTGGCAGAAATG GACTCAGGGCCCAACAAG aacaagaagaagaagaagacagATTTCATCCCGTACCGAGACTCGGTGCTGACCTGGCTGCTGCGGGAGAACCTGG GAGGCAACTCCAGAACTGCCATGGTGGCTGCTCTCAGTCCTGCTGACATCAACTACGATGAGACCCTCAGCACCCTCAG GTATGCCGACCGTGCCAAGCAGATCCGCTGCAATGCTGTCATCAATGAGGACCCCAACAACAAGCTCATCCGGGAGCTGAAGGACGAGGTGGCACGCCTGCGTGACCTTCTCTACGCCCAGGGCCTCGGGGACATCATTGACA CCCATCCTGCTGCGGGAGGATCCAAAT ATGTGTCCGACTTTGAGAACAATAATGATGCTCGAGGGGCAGAGCTGAGTCAGCGCCATGACAATCTCTCCACAGTGACCAATGCCATCGCTGGGATCAGCCcttcttcctccctctctgCCTTGTCCAGCCGTGCTGCCTCTGTGGCCAGCCTCCACGAGCGCATCATGTTTGCTCCAGGCAGCGAAGAGGCAATTGAAAGGCTCAAG GAAACAGAGAAGATCATTGCAGAGCTGAACGAGACGTGGGAGGAGAAGCTGCGCAGGACAGAAGCGATACGGATGGAGAG AGAAGCGTTGCTGGCCGAAATGGGGGTGGCCATGAGGGAGGATGGAGGCACCTTGGGTGTATTTTCTCCTAAAAAG ACACCACACTTGGTCAACCTCAATGAGGATCCGCTCATGTCCGAGTGTCTGCTCTACTACATCAAGGATGGGATAACAAG GGTTGGCCGGGAAGATGCTGAGAAGAGGCAGGACATCGTTCTCAGCGGGCACTTCATTAAAGAGGAGCACTGCCTGTTCCGCAGCGACACCAAATCTGGTGGTGAAG TGATAGTGACCCTGGAGCCCTGTGAAGGCGCTGACACCTACGTGAATGGCAAAAAGGTGACGGAGCCCAGCGTCCTGCGCTCAG GAAACCGCATCATCATGGGCAAGAGCCACGTCTTCCGCTTCAACCACCCCGAGCAGGCTCGGCAGGAGCGCGAGCGGACGCCGTGCGCCGAGACCCCCGCCGAGCCCGTGGACTgggcctttgcccagagagagctgctggagaagcaaGGCATCGACATGAAGCAGGAGATGGAGCAGCG tctccaggagctggaggacCAGTACCGGAGAGAGCGGGAAGAGGCAAATTACCTTCTGGAACAGCAGAGACTG GACTATGAGAGCAAACTGGAGGCACTGCAGAAGCAGATGGATTCTAGGTATTACCCTGAGGcaaatgaggaggaggaagaaccTGAGGATGAAG TGCAGTGGACCGAGCGGGAATTCGAGCTCGCCCTCTGGGCCTTTAGGAAGTGGAAGTGGTACCAGTTCACCTCCCTCCGTGACCTGCTCTGGGGCAACGCTATCTTCCTCAAGGAAGCCAATGCCATCAGCGTGGAGCTGAAAAAGAAG GTCCAGTTCCAGTTTGTGCTCCTCACGGACACGCTGTACTCGCCTCTCCCTCCCGACCTGCTGCCTCCCGATGCTGCCAAGGACCGGGAGAAGCGGCCGTTCCCGCGCACCATCGTGGCTGTGGAGGTGCAGGACCAGAAGAACGGGGCAACGCATTACTGGACCCTGGAGAAGCTGAG gcagcgCCTGGACCTGATGCGCGAGATGTACGACCGAGCAGCAGAGGTGCCTTCCAGCGTCATCGAGGACTGTGACAATGTGGTGACTGGCGGAGACCCTTTCTACGACCGCTTTCCCTGGTTCAGGCTGGTGGGCAG CTCTCCTCTTTTCAACACATGCATGAGCGAGCGCATGGCTGATCTCACCCCCTCCCCTACCTTCTCGAACCCCGACTCCGACATCACCGAGCCTGCTGACGAGCAGCaccaggggcaggaggaggaggaggaggaggaggaggaggaggacctGGAGGAAGACATCTTTCCGGAGTGCCCGCTGTGTGATGGCCGGGATCCATTTTACGACCGCTTCCCCCTGTTCAGTTTAGTAGGAAG GGCCTTTGTCTACCTGAGCAACCTCCTGTACCCCGTGCCCCTGGTGCACCGCGTGGCCATCGTCAGCGAGAAGGGCGAGGTGAAGGGCTTCCTGCGCGTGGCTGTCCAGGCCATCTCAG CGGATGAAGAAGCCCCTGACTATGGCTCTGGTGTGCGGCAGTCGGGGACGGCCAAGATCTCCTTTGACGACCAGCACTTTGAGAAG TTCCAGTCAGAGTCGTGCCCAGCTGTGGGGATGTCTCGCTCGGGGACCTCTCAGGAGGAGCTGCGCATCGTGGAGGGCCAGGGCCAGGTCAGCGACGTGGGTCCGTCCGCCGATGAAGTCAACAACAACACCTGTGCAG TGACCCCAGAGGATCTTCTGGACAGCCCAGAGAAGCCTGCAGCAGACGGGCCACTGGAGGTGGCTTTGGACCACCTGAAGCTGGGCAGCATCTTCACTTTCCGAGTGACAGTCCTGCAAGCCTCCAGCATCTCTGCAGAATACGCTGACATCTTCTGCCAGTTCAA ctTCATCCATCGCCATGATGAGGCCTTTTCAACAGAACCCTTGAAGAACACAGGACGGGGGCCACCCCTGGGCTTCTACCACGTCCAGAAT ATCGCTGTGGAGGTGACAAAATCTTTCATCGAGTACATCAAGAGCCAGCCAATTGTGTTCGAGGTGTTTGGCCATTACCAGCAGCACCCCTTCCCACCTCTCTGCAAGGATGTCCTGAG cccactgaggccatcccgaCGCCACTTCCCTCGTGTGATGCCACTGTCCAAACCAG TGCCTGCGACAAAGCTGAGCACCATGACCCGGCCCAGTGCTGGCCCCTGCCAGTGCAAGTATGACCTGATGGTCTTCTTTGAGATCTGTGAGCTGGAGGCCAATGGAGA CTACATCCCTGCTGTTGTGGACCACCGTGGGGGCATGCCATGCCATGGGACATTCCTCCTTCATCAG GGCATCCAGAGGAGAATCAGTGTCACCTTGGTGCATGAAACGGGCAGCCTCATCCGCTGGAAGGAAGTGCGGGAGCTGGTTGTGG GTCGAATCCGGAACACGCCAGAGGCAGACGAGTCACTCATCGACCCCAACATTCTGTCCCTGAACATCCTCTCCTCCGGCTACATCCACCCCTCCCAGGACGACCG GCAGTTTCTTGATTCGGATATGCCTAG CATTTCGCTGGGAAATGACACTAG gACTTTCTACCAGTTTGAGGCGGCGTGGGATAGCTCCATGCACAACTCGCTGCTGCTCAACCGTGTCACCCCTTACCGGGAGAAGATCTACATCACCCTGTCAGCTTACATCGAG ATGGAGAACTGCACTCAGCCCGCCGTCATCACCAAAGACTTCTGCATGGTTTTCTACTCCCGGGATGCCAAACTTCCTGCCTCGCGCTCCATCCGCAATCTTTTTGGCAGCGGCAGCCTGCGGGCTTCTGAGAG CAACCGCGTGACAGGAGTCTACGAGCTCAGCCTCTGCCGCGTGGCTGATGCCGGCAGCCCAG GCATGCAGAGAAGGCGCCGGCGTGTGCTGGACACCTCAGTAGCCTACGTCCGGGGAGAGGAGAACCTGGCTGGCTGGCGGCCTCGCAGTGACAGCCTCATCCTTGACCATCAGTGGGAGCTGGAGAAACTCAGCCTTCTGCAAGAA GTGGAGAAGACAAGACACTACCTGTTACTGCGCGAGAAGCTGGAGACCACCCAGCGCCTGGGCATGGAGACCCTGTCCCCCTGCTCCAGTGAGGATTCTGAGTCCCGAAGCACATCCTGCATCTCTTCCCCACTCTCTGCTGATGGAGCACCTGAAAGCCGCACCTCtccccctgagacccccagcGAGAGGCAGAAGGAGCTGGCTGTGAAG TGTTTGCGCCTGCTCACACACACCTTCAACAGGGAGTACAGCCACAGCCACGTCTGCATCAGCGCCAGCGAGAGCAAG CTGTCTGAAATGTCCGTGACCTTGATGAGAGACCCTTCCATGCCAGCTCTTGGGGTCACCACTCTCACCCCCTCCTCGACCTGCCCCTCACTGGTGGAAGGATGTTACAATGCCATGGAGGTCAG acccccccaggTTTCCTCCAGGGCAGAGAGCCCCGAACTGGAGCCTGTGGTAGAAGGAGAGCAGAAGAAGTCCCCAGCCCGCCGGcctgaggaggagaaggagccccaGCGGTTGCTGGTGCCCGACATCCAGGAGATTCGAGTCAG TCCCATCGTCTCCAAAAAGGGCTACCTGCACTTCCTGGAGCCTCACACCAACGGATGGGTGAAACGCTTCGTGGTGGTCCGGCGTCCCTACGTCTACATCTACAACACGGACAAGGACGCGGTCGAGAGGGCCATCCTCAACCTCTCCAAGGCGCAGGTGGAGTACAGCGAGGACCAGCAGGCCATGCTCAAG ACCCCGAACACATTTGCGGTGTGCACGGAGCACCggggcatcctgctgcaggcGAGCAGTGACAAAGACATGCACGACTGGCTCTATGCTTTCAACCCTCTCCTGGCTGGATCCATAAG ATCCAAGCTGTCAAGAAGGAGAACAGCCCAGATGAGAATCTAA
- the KIF1A gene encoding kinesin-like protein KIF1A isoform X5 — MAGASVKVAVRVRPFNSREMSRESKCIIQMSGSTTTILNPKQPKETPKSFSFDYSYWSHTTPADINYASQKQVYRDIGEEMLQHAFEGYNVCIFAYGQTGAGKSYTMMGKQEKDQQGIIPQLCEDLFSRINDTTNDNMSYSVEVSYMEIYCERVRDLLNPKNKGNLRVREHPLMGPYVEDLSKLAVTSYNDIQDLMDSGNKARTVAATNMNETSSRSHAVFNIIFTQKRHDAETDITTEKVSKISLVDLAGSERADSTGAKGTRLKEGANINKSLTTLGKVISALAEMDSGPNKNKKKKKTDFIPYRDSVLTWLLRENLGGNSRTAMVAALSPADINYDETLSTLRYADRAKQIRCNAVINEDPNNKLIRELKDEVARLRDLLYAQGLGDIIDNVSDFENNNDARGAELSQRHDNLSTVTNAIAGISPSSSLSALSSRAASVASLHERIMFAPGSEEAIERLKETEKIIAELNETWEEKLRRTEAIRMEREALLAEMGVAMREDGGTLGVFSPKKTPHLVNLNEDPLMSECLLYYIKDGITRVGREDAEKRQDIVLSGHFIKEEHCLFRSDTKSGGEVIVTLEPCEGADTYVNGKKVTEPSVLRSGNRIIMGKSHVFRFNHPEQARQERERTPCAETPAEPVDWAFAQRELLEKQGIDMKQEMEQRLQELEDQYRREREEANYLLEQQRLDYESKLEALQKQMDSRYYPEANEEEEEPEDEVQWTEREFELALWAFRKWKWYQFTSLRDLLWGNAIFLKEANAISVELKKKVQFQFVLLTDTLYSPLPPDLLPPDAAKDREKRPFPRTIVAVEVQDQKNGATHYWTLEKLRQRLDLMREMYDRAAEVPSSVIEDCDNVVTGGDPFYDRFPWFRLVGSSDISGCNSSPLFNTCMSERMADLTPSPTFSNPDSDITEPADEQHQGQEEEEEEEEEEDLEEDIFPECPLCDGRDPFYDRFPLFSLVGRAFVYLSNLLYPVPLVHRVAIVSEKGEVKGFLRVAVQAISADEEAPDYGSGVRQSGTAKISFDDQHFEKFQSESCPAVGMSRSGTSQEELRIVEGQGQVSDVGPSADEVNNNTCAVTPEDLLDSPEKPAADGPLEVALDHLKLGSIFTFRVTVLQASSISAEYADIFCQFNFIHRHDEAFSTEPLKNTGRGPPLGFYHVQNIAVEVTKSFIEYIKSQPIVFEVFGHYQQHPFPPLCKDVLSPLRPSRRHFPRVMPLSKPVPATKLSTMTRPSAGPCQCKYDLMVFFEICELEANGDYIPAVVDHRGGMPCHGTFLLHQGIQRRISVTLVHETGSLIRWKEVRELVVGRIRNTPEADESLIDPNILSLNILSSGYIHPSQDDRQFLDSDMPSISLGNDTRTFYQFEAAWDSSMHNSLLLNRVTPYREKIYITLSAYIEMENCTQPAVITKDFCMVFYSRDAKLPASRSIRNLFGSGSLRASESNRVTGVYELSLCRVADAGSPGMQRRRRRVLDTSVAYVRGEENLAGWRPRSDSLILDHQWELEKLSLLQEVEKTRHYLLLREKLETTQRLGMETLSPCSSEDSESRSTSCISSPLSADGAPESRTSPPETPSERQKELAVKCLRLLTHTFNREYSHSHVCISASESKLSEMSVTLMRDPSMPALGVTTLTPSSTCPSLVEGCYNAMEVRPPQVSSRAESPELEPVVEGEQKKSPARRPEEEKEPQRLLVPDIQEIRVSPIVSKKGYLHFLEPHTNGWVKRFVVVRRPYVYIYNTDKDAVERAILNLSKAQVEYSEDQQAMLKTPNTFAVCTEHRGILLQASSDKDMHDWLYAFNPLLAGSIRSKLSRRRTAQMRI; from the exons ATGGCGGGAGCGTCCGTGAAGGTGGCAGTGCGCGTCCGGCCCTTCAACTCCCGGGAGATGAGCCGGGAGTCCAAGTGCATCATCCAGATGTCAGGAAGCACCACCA CTATCCTGAacccaaaacagcccaaagAGACACCAAAAAGCTTCAGCTTTGACTATTCCTACTGGTCCCACACTACG CCTGCAGACATCAACTATGCATCCCAGAAGCAAGTGTACCGGGACATTGGCGAGGAGATGCTGCAGCATGCCTTTGAAGGCTACAACGTGTGCATCTTCGCCTACGGGCAGACAGGAGCTGGCAAATCCTACACCATGATGGGCAAGCAGGAGAAGGACCAGCAAGGCATCATCCCACAG CTGTGCGAGGACCTCTTCTCCCGCATCAACGACACCACCAACGACAACATGTCCTATTCTGTGGAG GTGAGCTACATGGAGATCTACTGTGAGCGCGTGAGGGACCTGCTGAACCCCAAGAACAAGGGGAACCTGCGGGTGAGGGAGCACCCCCTTATGGGTCCGTATGTTGAGGACCTTTCCAAGCTGGCTGTGACCTCCTACAATGACATCCAGGACCTTATGGACTCTGGAAACAAAGCCCG cacagtggcTGCTACCAACATGAATGAGACCAGCAGCCGCTCCCACGCCGTGTTCAACATCATCTTCACGCAGAAGCGGCACGACGCCGAGACAGACATCACCACTGAGAAG GTCAGCAAAATCAGCTTGGTGGACCTGGCTGGGAGTGAGCGAGCTGATTCCACAGGTGCCAAGGGCACAAGGCTAAAG GAAGGAGCAAACATCAACAAGTCCTTGACCACTCTGGGGAAAGTCATCTCTGCCCTGGCAGAAATG GACTCAGGGCCCAACAAG aacaagaagaagaagaagacagATTTCATCCCGTACCGAGACTCGGTGCTGACCTGGCTGCTGCGGGAGAACCTGG GAGGCAACTCCAGAACTGCCATGGTGGCTGCTCTCAGTCCTGCTGACATCAACTACGATGAGACCCTCAGCACCCTCAG GTATGCCGACCGTGCCAAGCAGATCCGCTGCAATGCTGTCATCAATGAGGACCCCAACAACAAGCTCATCCGGGAGCTGAAGGACGAGGTGGCACGCCTGCGTGACCTTCTCTACGCCCAGGGCCTCGGGGACATCATTGACA ATGTGTCCGACTTTGAGAACAATAATGATGCTCGAGGGGCAGAGCTGAGTCAGCGCCATGACAATCTCTCCACAGTGACCAATGCCATCGCTGGGATCAGCCcttcttcctccctctctgCCTTGTCCAGCCGTGCTGCCTCTGTGGCCAGCCTCCACGAGCGCATCATGTTTGCTCCAGGCAGCGAAGAGGCAATTGAAAGGCTCAAG GAAACAGAGAAGATCATTGCAGAGCTGAACGAGACGTGGGAGGAGAAGCTGCGCAGGACAGAAGCGATACGGATGGAGAG AGAAGCGTTGCTGGCCGAAATGGGGGTGGCCATGAGGGAGGATGGAGGCACCTTGGGTGTATTTTCTCCTAAAAAG ACACCACACTTGGTCAACCTCAATGAGGATCCGCTCATGTCCGAGTGTCTGCTCTACTACATCAAGGATGGGATAACAAG GGTTGGCCGGGAAGATGCTGAGAAGAGGCAGGACATCGTTCTCAGCGGGCACTTCATTAAAGAGGAGCACTGCCTGTTCCGCAGCGACACCAAATCTGGTGGTGAAG TGATAGTGACCCTGGAGCCCTGTGAAGGCGCTGACACCTACGTGAATGGCAAAAAGGTGACGGAGCCCAGCGTCCTGCGCTCAG GAAACCGCATCATCATGGGCAAGAGCCACGTCTTCCGCTTCAACCACCCCGAGCAGGCTCGGCAGGAGCGCGAGCGGACGCCGTGCGCCGAGACCCCCGCCGAGCCCGTGGACTgggcctttgcccagagagagctgctggagaagcaaGGCATCGACATGAAGCAGGAGATGGAGCAGCG tctccaggagctggaggacCAGTACCGGAGAGAGCGGGAAGAGGCAAATTACCTTCTGGAACAGCAGAGACTG GACTATGAGAGCAAACTGGAGGCACTGCAGAAGCAGATGGATTCTAGGTATTACCCTGAGGcaaatgaggaggaggaagaaccTGAGGATGAAG TGCAGTGGACCGAGCGGGAATTCGAGCTCGCCCTCTGGGCCTTTAGGAAGTGGAAGTGGTACCAGTTCACCTCCCTCCGTGACCTGCTCTGGGGCAACGCTATCTTCCTCAAGGAAGCCAATGCCATCAGCGTGGAGCTGAAAAAGAAG GTCCAGTTCCAGTTTGTGCTCCTCACGGACACGCTGTACTCGCCTCTCCCTCCCGACCTGCTGCCTCCCGATGCTGCCAAGGACCGGGAGAAGCGGCCGTTCCCGCGCACCATCGTGGCTGTGGAGGTGCAGGACCAGAAGAACGGGGCAACGCATTACTGGACCCTGGAGAAGCTGAG gcagcgCCTGGACCTGATGCGCGAGATGTACGACCGAGCAGCAGAGGTGCCTTCCAGCGTCATCGAGGACTGTGACAATGTGGTGACTGGCGGAGACCCTTTCTACGACCGCTTTCCCTGGTTCAGGCTGGTGGGCAG TTCAGATATCTCTGGCTGCAACAGCTCTCCTCTTTTCAACACATGCATGAGCGAGCGCATGGCTGATCTCACCCCCTCCCCTACCTTCTCGAACCCCGACTCCGACATCACCGAGCCTGCTGACGAGCAGCaccaggggcaggaggaggaggaggaggaggaggaggaggaggacctGGAGGAAGACATCTTTCCGGAGTGCCCGCTGTGTGATGGCCGGGATCCATTTTACGACCGCTTCCCCCTGTTCAGTTTAGTAGGAAG GGCCTTTGTCTACCTGAGCAACCTCCTGTACCCCGTGCCCCTGGTGCACCGCGTGGCCATCGTCAGCGAGAAGGGCGAGGTGAAGGGCTTCCTGCGCGTGGCTGTCCAGGCCATCTCAG CGGATGAAGAAGCCCCTGACTATGGCTCTGGTGTGCGGCAGTCGGGGACGGCCAAGATCTCCTTTGACGACCAGCACTTTGAGAAG TTCCAGTCAGAGTCGTGCCCAGCTGTGGGGATGTCTCGCTCGGGGACCTCTCAGGAGGAGCTGCGCATCGTGGAGGGCCAGGGCCAGGTCAGCGACGTGGGTCCGTCCGCCGATGAAGTCAACAACAACACCTGTGCAG TGACCCCAGAGGATCTTCTGGACAGCCCAGAGAAGCCTGCAGCAGACGGGCCACTGGAGGTGGCTTTGGACCACCTGAAGCTGGGCAGCATCTTCACTTTCCGAGTGACAGTCCTGCAAGCCTCCAGCATCTCTGCAGAATACGCTGACATCTTCTGCCAGTTCAA ctTCATCCATCGCCATGATGAGGCCTTTTCAACAGAACCCTTGAAGAACACAGGACGGGGGCCACCCCTGGGCTTCTACCACGTCCAGAAT ATCGCTGTGGAGGTGACAAAATCTTTCATCGAGTACATCAAGAGCCAGCCAATTGTGTTCGAGGTGTTTGGCCATTACCAGCAGCACCCCTTCCCACCTCTCTGCAAGGATGTCCTGAG cccactgaggccatcccgaCGCCACTTCCCTCGTGTGATGCCACTGTCCAAACCAG TGCCTGCGACAAAGCTGAGCACCATGACCCGGCCCAGTGCTGGCCCCTGCCAGTGCAAGTATGACCTGATGGTCTTCTTTGAGATCTGTGAGCTGGAGGCCAATGGAGA CTACATCCCTGCTGTTGTGGACCACCGTGGGGGCATGCCATGCCATGGGACATTCCTCCTTCATCAG GGCATCCAGAGGAGAATCAGTGTCACCTTGGTGCATGAAACGGGCAGCCTCATCCGCTGGAAGGAAGTGCGGGAGCTGGTTGTGG GTCGAATCCGGAACACGCCAGAGGCAGACGAGTCACTCATCGACCCCAACATTCTGTCCCTGAACATCCTCTCCTCCGGCTACATCCACCCCTCCCAGGACGACCG GCAGTTTCTTGATTCGGATATGCCTAG CATTTCGCTGGGAAATGACACTAG gACTTTCTACCAGTTTGAGGCGGCGTGGGATAGCTCCATGCACAACTCGCTGCTGCTCAACCGTGTCACCCCTTACCGGGAGAAGATCTACATCACCCTGTCAGCTTACATCGAG ATGGAGAACTGCACTCAGCCCGCCGTCATCACCAAAGACTTCTGCATGGTTTTCTACTCCCGGGATGCCAAACTTCCTGCCTCGCGCTCCATCCGCAATCTTTTTGGCAGCGGCAGCCTGCGGGCTTCTGAGAG CAACCGCGTGACAGGAGTCTACGAGCTCAGCCTCTGCCGCGTGGCTGATGCCGGCAGCCCAG GCATGCAGAGAAGGCGCCGGCGTGTGCTGGACACCTCAGTAGCCTACGTCCGGGGAGAGGAGAACCTGGCTGGCTGGCGGCCTCGCAGTGACAGCCTCATCCTTGACCATCAGTGGGAGCTGGAGAAACTCAGCCTTCTGCAAGAA GTGGAGAAGACAAGACACTACCTGTTACTGCGCGAGAAGCTGGAGACCACCCAGCGCCTGGGCATGGAGACCCTGTCCCCCTGCTCCAGTGAGGATTCTGAGTCCCGAAGCACATCCTGCATCTCTTCCCCACTCTCTGCTGATGGAGCACCTGAAAGCCGCACCTCtccccctgagacccccagcGAGAGGCAGAAGGAGCTGGCTGTGAAG TGTTTGCGCCTGCTCACACACACCTTCAACAGGGAGTACAGCCACAGCCACGTCTGCATCAGCGCCAGCGAGAGCAAG CTGTCTGAAATGTCCGTGACCTTGATGAGAGACCCTTCCATGCCAGCTCTTGGGGTCACCACTCTCACCCCCTCCTCGACCTGCCCCTCACTGGTGGAAGGATGTTACAATGCCATGGAGGTCAG acccccccaggTTTCCTCCAGGGCAGAGAGCCCCGAACTGGAGCCTGTGGTAGAAGGAGAGCAGAAGAAGTCCCCAGCCCGCCGGcctgaggaggagaaggagccccaGCGGTTGCTGGTGCCCGACATCCAGGAGATTCGAGTCAG TCCCATCGTCTCCAAAAAGGGCTACCTGCACTTCCTGGAGCCTCACACCAACGGATGGGTGAAACGCTTCGTGGTGGTCCGGCGTCCCTACGTCTACATCTACAACACGGACAAGGACGCGGTCGAGAGGGCCATCCTCAACCTCTCCAAGGCGCAGGTGGAGTACAGCGAGGACCAGCAGGCCATGCTCAAG ACCCCGAACACATTTGCGGTGTGCACGGAGCACCggggcatcctgctgcaggcGAGCAGTGACAAAGACATGCACGACTGGCTCTATGCTTTCAACCCTCTCCTGGCTGGATCCATAAG ATCCAAGCTGTCAAGAAGGAGAACAGCCCAGATGAGAATCTAA